A window of Paraburkholderia bryophila contains these coding sequences:
- a CDS encoding c-type cytochrome — protein sequence MTRKSKLLAAGGVVILAALTVFLLLAWNPAIDPIAPPAATSFDSQTRLAGARVVALGDCIVCHTAKGGKPFAGGLPLATPFGTIYATNITPDPETGIGNWSLDAFTRAVRHGVARDGHLLYPAFPYIHFTRMSDHDVAAAYAYLMTREPVHATAPANDLIFPLNFRPPLAFWNVLFLRPGEQQADASKDAQWNRGKLLVDGLGHCASCHSPLNAIGGEKLGHAFDGGVVDGWEAPALNALGAAPKPWTQQQLVTYLRTGRAGEHGAAAGPMLPVTRDLATVPEEDVQAIASYILSIQKPQPALANVAAQGATSPGAQRGALLFAASCAQCHGPAAPMQSIGERPTLAFSTAINATTPRNTAQMILSGNGWQGEDSMNYMPAFSEVYSDQQIADLASYVRAAYSQRGPWQDVEATVAKVRKENNAR from the coding sequence ATGACCCGCAAGTCGAAACTGCTGGCGGCAGGCGGCGTGGTCATCCTCGCCGCGCTGACCGTTTTCCTGCTGCTGGCGTGGAACCCCGCCATCGATCCGATCGCGCCGCCGGCCGCGACGTCGTTCGACTCGCAGACGCGGCTCGCGGGCGCGCGTGTCGTGGCGCTCGGCGATTGCATCGTCTGCCATACCGCGAAGGGCGGCAAGCCGTTCGCCGGCGGTCTGCCGCTCGCCACGCCGTTCGGCACGATCTACGCGACGAACATCACGCCCGATCCCGAGACGGGCATCGGCAACTGGTCGCTCGACGCGTTCACGCGGGCGGTCCGTCACGGCGTGGCACGCGACGGTCATCTGCTGTATCCCGCGTTTCCGTATATCCACTTCACGCGCATGTCCGATCACGATGTCGCGGCGGCCTACGCGTATCTGATGACCCGTGAACCGGTCCACGCAACCGCGCCCGCCAACGACCTGATCTTCCCGCTGAATTTCCGTCCGCCGCTGGCCTTCTGGAACGTGTTGTTCCTGCGTCCCGGCGAGCAGCAAGCGGATGCGTCGAAAGACGCGCAGTGGAATCGCGGCAAGCTGCTGGTGGATGGCCTCGGGCACTGCGCGTCGTGTCATTCGCCGCTCAATGCGATTGGCGGCGAAAAGCTGGGCCATGCGTTCGATGGCGGCGTGGTCGACGGTTGGGAAGCGCCCGCGCTCAATGCGCTCGGCGCGGCGCCCAAGCCGTGGACCCAGCAGCAACTCGTGACCTATCTGCGCACCGGCCGCGCCGGCGAACATGGCGCGGCGGCCGGTCCGATGCTGCCCGTTACGCGCGATCTGGCCACCGTGCCGGAAGAAGACGTGCAAGCGATCGCCTCTTACATTCTGTCGATCCAGAAGCCGCAACCCGCACTCGCCAACGTGGCGGCCCAAGGCGCGACCTCGCCCGGCGCGCAACGCGGTGCGCTGCTGTTCGCCGCCTCGTGCGCGCAGTGCCACGGCCCTGCCGCGCCGATGCAATCGATCGGCGAACGCCCCACCCTCGCCTTCAGCACCGCGATCAACGCGACCACGCCGCGCAACACCGCGCAGATGATCCTCAGCGGCAACGGCTGGCAGGGCGAGGACAGCATGAACTACATGCCCGCCTTCAGCGAGGTCTATAGCGACCAGCAGATCGCCGATCTGGCGTCCTACGTTCGCGCCGCGTATTCGCAGCGCGGTCCGTGGCAGGACGTCGAGGCGACGGTCGCGAAAGTCAGAAAGGAGAACAACGCGCGATGA